One window from the genome of Hemitrygon akajei chromosome 4, sHemAka1.3, whole genome shotgun sequence encodes:
- the LOC140726734 gene encoding uncharacterized protein isoform X1, with protein sequence MTDLDESESPRCAASTRQARDRTQGRAGGRARASGRRARAQRAGAGAGAGAASQGAACTARPACCAAVCSLGSGPEARSRRDTRRKPADAIVILLRPPERFTRLSFCKQRRGSSACACSVHALRYSCNASNTSGKHASFWLLGNMIIAVPHPCNIAEGGFSRTQTKRYRHCIPQVRRRVASRSGDTKETSCKPEPKHQTI encoded by the exons ATGACTGACTTGGACGAGAGCGAGTCTCCGCGCTGCGCCGCTTCGACCCGACAGGCACGCGACCGGACACAGGGACGAGCGGGCGGGCGGGCGCGCGCGTCCGGGCGGCGAGCTCGCGCGCAACGAGCCGGAGCCGGAGCCGGAGCCGGAGCCGCGAGTCAGGGTGCGGCATGTACCGCGCGGCCCGCCTGCTGCGCCGCTGTCTGCAGTCTGGGCAGCGGCCCGGAAGCGCGCAGCCGTCGGGACACAAGGCGCAAGCCCGCTGATGCTATTGTTATTTTGCTTCGTCCGCCAGAACGTTTCACGCGTTTAAGTTTCTGCAAACAAAGGCGAGGGTCGAGCGCGTGCGCGTGCTCCGTCCACGCGCTGAGGTACTCGTGCAACGCGTCAAACACCAGCGGAAAACACGCAAGCTTTTGGCTTCTGGGTAACATGATTATAGCTGTTCCCCACCCCTGCAACATCGCTGAGGGAGGCTTTTCGCGAACCCAGACAAAAAG ATACAGGCATTGTATACCACAAGTTCGGCGTAGAGTTGCCTCCAGAT CTGGTGACACCAAAGAAACGTCATGTAAACCAGAACCCAAACACCAAACTATCTAA
- the LOC140726734 gene encoding uncharacterized protein isoform X2 codes for MTDLDESESPRCAASTRQARDRTQGRAGGRARASGRRARAQRAGAGAGAGAASQGAACTARPACCAAVCSLGSGPEARSRRDTRRKPADAIVILLRPPERFTRLSFCKQRRGSSACACSVHALRYSCNASNTSGKHASFWLLGNMIIAVPHPCNIAEGGFSRTQTKRYRHCIPQVRRRVASRSFF; via the exons ATGACTGACTTGGACGAGAGCGAGTCTCCGCGCTGCGCCGCTTCGACCCGACAGGCACGCGACCGGACACAGGGACGAGCGGGCGGGCGGGCGCGCGCGTCCGGGCGGCGAGCTCGCGCGCAACGAGCCGGAGCCGGAGCCGGAGCCGGAGCCGCGAGTCAGGGTGCGGCATGTACCGCGCGGCCCGCCTGCTGCGCCGCTGTCTGCAGTCTGGGCAGCGGCCCGGAAGCGCGCAGCCGTCGGGACACAAGGCGCAAGCCCGCTGATGCTATTGTTATTTTGCTTCGTCCGCCAGAACGTTTCACGCGTTTAAGTTTCTGCAAACAAAGGCGAGGGTCGAGCGCGTGCGCGTGCTCCGTCCACGCGCTGAGGTACTCGTGCAACGCGTCAAACACCAGCGGAAAACACGCAAGCTTTTGGCTTCTGGGTAACATGATTATAGCTGTTCCCCACCCCTGCAACATCGCTGAGGGAGGCTTTTCGCGAACCCAGACAAAAAG ATACAGGCATTGTATACCACAAGTTCGGCGTAGAGTTGCCTCCAGAT